One segment of Setaria viridis chromosome 4, Setaria_viridis_v4.0, whole genome shotgun sequence DNA contains the following:
- the LOC140222460 gene encoding uncharacterized protein, which produces MAVARRRTGRVLPVIVALVLLLAVLGVEARPLGGDGSWAVTGAGGPLPDGGVFFVETLRRLYLQQLGGPGASCETNSPNNGCPP; this is translated from the coding sequence ATGGCCGTGgccaggaggaggacggggcGTGTTCTACCGGTGATAGTGGCGTTGGTGCTGCTCCTGGCGGTGCTCGGCGTGGAGGCGCGACCTcttggcggcgacggcagctgGGCGGTCACCGGAGCCGGGGGGCCGCTGCCGGACGGCGGCGTGTTCTTCGTCGAGACGCTCCGGCGGCTGTACCTGCAGCAGCTGGGAGGGCCGGGGGCGTCGTGCGAGACCAACAGCCCCAACAACGGCTGCCCGCCATAG